One window from the genome of Synechococcus sp. PROS-7-1 encodes:
- a CDS encoding cobyrinate a,c-diamide synthase — MACVIAAPASGSGKTLLTLCLIAWARHQGKSIQPFKVGPDYLDPQLLSLSANRVCRNLDLSLCGKEWVDLSFRGFGGRCDMAVVEGVMGLFDGIGASSEGSTAAVARHLNLPVVLVVDAGRQARSLAAVVRGFQSLEPRVNLAGVVLNRVSSQRHRELLESVLDEINVPCLGSLPKDASLSLPSRHLGLAPAHELGPMQERIGRWAALASSHLNLQRFEPLLRAPAAGSDPIQTVLAPVLEQQPKRTPMPVAVAQDEAFHFRYPEMQECLEAMAMPVIPWSPLADEPPPPQALGLVLPGGFPELHAESLSQCQRSLSALKQWIAQKPLYAECGGMLMLGESLSDAEGTHHPMAGVLPFRAERGALQVGYRTLSAAHDGLILRAGESLKGHEFHRWQLSKESGDFLGKAKPLWQVDGWKISRRNEGWSLPTLHASWVHLHWAGSSTTSCRWRAALETAARRNAAVS; from the coding sequence ATGGCCTGTGTGATCGCTGCTCCGGCCAGCGGCAGTGGCAAAACCCTGCTGACTCTCTGCCTGATCGCCTGGGCGCGGCATCAAGGAAAGAGCATCCAGCCCTTCAAGGTGGGGCCGGACTATCTCGATCCTCAGCTGCTCAGCCTCAGTGCAAACAGAGTCTGCCGGAATCTCGACCTCTCCCTCTGCGGCAAGGAGTGGGTCGATCTCAGTTTCCGAGGGTTTGGCGGACGGTGCGACATGGCCGTCGTCGAAGGCGTGATGGGTCTGTTTGACGGCATCGGAGCCAGCTCCGAAGGGAGCACGGCTGCTGTGGCAAGGCATCTGAACCTGCCCGTGGTGCTGGTGGTGGATGCCGGCAGGCAGGCCCGATCCCTAGCGGCAGTGGTGCGCGGGTTCCAGAGCCTGGAACCGCGCGTGAACTTGGCGGGGGTTGTGCTCAATCGCGTGTCCAGCCAGCGCCATCGTGAGCTTCTGGAGAGCGTGCTCGACGAAATCAACGTTCCCTGCCTGGGAAGCCTGCCGAAGGACGCGAGCCTGAGTCTTCCCAGTCGACACCTCGGCCTGGCTCCGGCCCATGAGCTCGGACCGATGCAAGAGCGGATCGGTCGCTGGGCAGCGCTGGCGAGCTCCCATCTGAATCTGCAGAGATTCGAACCGTTACTGAGGGCACCTGCCGCCGGCTCGGATCCCATCCAAACCGTTCTGGCCCCGGTCCTGGAACAGCAGCCCAAACGCACGCCCATGCCTGTGGCGGTCGCCCAGGACGAGGCCTTTCACTTTCGTTACCCAGAAATGCAGGAATGCCTGGAAGCCATGGCCATGCCAGTGATTCCTTGGAGCCCATTAGCGGATGAGCCGCCACCACCCCAAGCCTTGGGACTGGTGCTACCCGGTGGATTTCCAGAACTGCATGCAGAGTCACTCAGTCAATGCCAGCGCAGCCTCTCGGCCCTGAAGCAGTGGATCGCCCAGAAACCCCTCTATGCCGAATGCGGCGGCATGCTGATGCTGGGTGAGTCACTGAGTGACGCCGAGGGGACTCACCATCCCATGGCTGGCGTGCTGCCCTTCCGCGCAGAACGCGGAGCGTTGCAGGTGGGCTATCGAACGCTGTCCGCAGCGCACGATGGCTTGATTCTGCGCGCAGGGGAAAGCTTGAAAGGGCATGAATTCCACCGGTGGCAATTGAGCAAAGAATCCGGAGATTTCTTGGGAAAGGCGAAACCTTTATGGCAGGTTGATGGGTGGAAAATCTCGCGGAGAAACGAGGGATGGAGCCTTCCGACCCTGCACGCCAGCTGGGTACACCTCCACTGGGCCGGCTCCTCGACGACCTCATGCCGATGGCGCGCCGCTCTCGAAACCGCGGCGAGGCGGAACGCGGCCGTTTCCTGA
- a CDS encoding acylphosphatase, with the protein MARRSRNRGEAERGRFLNRGKHKPTLLKERWRFLVEGKVQGVGFRQGCCRRAMDLGLSGWVRNLPDGRVEVQAEGTPMALSDLRLWCERGPTDAQVSLVRPSQMPITGADWFEIRN; encoded by the coding sequence ATGGCGCGCCGCTCTCGAAACCGCGGCGAGGCGGAACGCGGCCGTTTCCTGAACCGAGGCAAACACAAACCCACACTCTTGAAGGAACGTTGGCGCTTCCTCGTGGAGGGCAAGGTTCAAGGTGTTGGATTCAGGCAAGGGTGTTGCCGTCGCGCCATGGATCTTGGCCTGAGCGGCTGGGTTCGCAACCTCCCCGATGGCCGGGTGGAAGTGCAGGCCGAAGGGACTCCCATGGCGCTCAGTGACTTGCGGCTTTGGTGTGAGCGCGGTCCCACTGATGCGCAGGTGAGCCTAGTGAGGCCCTCGCAGATGCCCATCACAGGAGCGGACTGGTTCGAAATCCGCAACTGA
- a CDS encoding histidine phosphatase family protein, which yields MAEHRQLWLLRHGATEWAKNGRHTGSTDLPLLPEGEDEARRLAPTLTSQTFAAVFSSPLQRARRTCELGGLGDRLTVMPELLEWNYGDYEGITTPEIRKTVPGWTVWSHGCPNGEDAEAVQKRCEIAIQRALEVSEPGDVALFAHGHLLRALAGTWLGLGAVGGSLLKLGTGSICVLGFERENRAIVRWNAPADGRF from the coding sequence ATGGCCGAACATCGTCAGCTCTGGCTGTTGCGCCATGGCGCCACGGAATGGGCCAAGAACGGACGCCACACCGGCAGCACAGACCTTCCCCTGTTGCCGGAAGGGGAGGATGAAGCCCGACGCCTGGCGCCGACGCTGACAAGCCAGACCTTCGCAGCCGTCTTCAGCTCCCCTCTGCAGCGCGCCCGTCGCACTTGTGAGCTCGGCGGCCTCGGAGACCGCCTGACCGTGATGCCGGAACTGCTCGAATGGAATTACGGCGACTACGAGGGGATCACCACGCCGGAGATCCGCAAGACGGTGCCGGGCTGGACCGTCTGGAGCCATGGTTGCCCCAACGGCGAGGATGCGGAGGCCGTGCAGAAGCGCTGCGAAATCGCCATCCAACGCGCCCTGGAGGTCTCCGAACCAGGAGATGTGGCTCTGTTCGCCCACGGACACCTGCTGCGAGCGCTGGCTGGAACCTGGCTTGGTCTGGGTGCTGTGGGTGGCAGCTTGTTGAAGCTCGGTACAGGAAGCATCTGCGTGCTGGGATTCGAGCGCGAAAACCGTGCGATCGTTCGTTGGAATGCTCCGGCCGACGGCCGGTTCTGA
- a CDS encoding GAP family protein, with translation MSDTTLWAELLAYGTGIGLSPIHIAVLLLLLLGPQPLRRGGWFVAGWVVTTLLTATLLVTVGHTLVLDMSHGSHHRTGLDLLAGGALVAIGGRELLRSFADGAEPPAWTTSIDRFVAMPLPLLLLLGAAGEVISPDDLVLFAKSAGVVLAAQLPTWQEIVGLAAFTIGASLFLLAPLIAVIIGRDKVIPILEKGKQVLFARGGLVVGGVSLGLGGYLGWQGISGLSLL, from the coding sequence ATGAGCGACACCACTCTCTGGGCGGAACTGCTGGCCTACGGCACGGGCATCGGCCTCTCGCCAATCCACATTGCCGTTCTGCTGCTCCTGTTGCTGGGCCCCCAGCCCCTACGCCGCGGTGGCTGGTTTGTTGCGGGCTGGGTGGTCACCACCCTGCTCACCGCAACCCTGCTGGTGACCGTGGGCCACACCCTTGTACTCGACATGAGCCATGGCTCTCATCACCGCACGGGCCTTGACCTGCTGGCGGGAGGAGCCTTGGTGGCCATCGGTGGCAGGGAGCTGCTGCGTTCCTTCGCCGATGGAGCCGAACCACCGGCCTGGACCACCAGCATCGACCGCTTTGTGGCCATGCCGTTGCCACTGCTCCTGCTCCTTGGCGCGGCGGGGGAGGTGATCAGTCCCGACGACCTCGTGCTCTTCGCCAAGTCGGCTGGCGTTGTTCTCGCAGCCCAGCTGCCCACCTGGCAGGAGATCGTGGGATTGGCAGCCTTCACAATCGGAGCAAGCCTTTTTCTCCTGGCCCCACTGATCGCCGTGATCATCGGACGGGACAAGGTGATTCCAATCCTCGAGAAAGGCAAGCAAGTGCTGTTTGCCCGAGGCGGACTGGTGGTGGGGGGCGTCAGCCTGGGCCTGGGAGGCTATCTGGGATGGCAGGGAATCAGCGGTCTCAGCCTGCTCTGA
- a CDS encoding AAA family ATPase, protein MSSPAHSELALTSDQQQAADAFADWLHQADATVPFVLSGFAGSGKTFLSMRLLQQVEARGLCWTVVAPTHKAVGVLRQALALEGLRPTWYPSTIHRLLRLKLKRQGDRELCESTEQTAAALEHLGLVLIDEASMVDSSLLAIALQCAHTFSTRLVFVGDPAQLPPVGESDSPVFAMTRAVNACLKQVVRHQGPVLQLASCLRDGRLPCEVPPLLAPVRTDLGQVGVMNRSDWLSRAQEALRQAAACDNPDAARILCYTNRRLELLVPHARRAIHGEMADQMAVLPGEVLITRTAVMAPASRDGGETGEEPDLVLGSNRELVVEDVAPERCDLAEFGVAGDAQLALAGLGAPVIETLNARVRSGELELNLRLQPPAGTPARQQLDALLQQLRTQARDAGKQGGRPLWRRYFLVRDAFASLGPAAVLTVHRSQGSSFGEVFVADDVFWPQDLDLRRQLVYVAVSRARQGVWMAGRTGSEGATQRWAQALRAG, encoded by the coding sequence GTGAGCTCGCCCGCCCATTCCGAGCTGGCTCTCACCAGTGATCAGCAACAGGCCGCCGATGCCTTCGCTGACTGGCTTCATCAAGCCGATGCAACCGTCCCGTTTGTGCTGAGTGGTTTCGCCGGCAGCGGCAAGACCTTCCTTTCGATGCGTCTTCTCCAGCAGGTGGAAGCCAGAGGTCTTTGCTGGACTGTCGTCGCCCCGACCCACAAGGCTGTGGGTGTGCTCAGGCAGGCCCTGGCCCTTGAGGGTCTGCGCCCAACCTGGTACCCATCCACCATTCACCGTCTGCTGCGCCTCAAGCTCAAACGACAGGGGGATCGTGAACTGTGTGAATCCACCGAGCAGACGGCCGCAGCCCTTGAGCATCTCGGGTTGGTGCTGATTGATGAAGCCTCCATGGTGGACAGCTCATTGCTGGCGATCGCCCTGCAGTGCGCCCACACCTTCAGCACCCGACTGGTGTTTGTGGGGGATCCGGCCCAGCTGCCGCCGGTGGGAGAAAGCGACAGCCCTGTCTTTGCCATGACGCGGGCCGTGAATGCCTGCCTAAAGCAGGTGGTGCGCCATCAAGGCCCCGTGCTGCAGTTGGCCAGTTGTCTGCGTGATGGCCGCCTGCCCTGTGAGGTGCCACCGCTTCTGGCTCCGGTGCGCACGGATCTGGGCCAGGTCGGGGTGATGAACCGCTCCGATTGGCTCAGTCGCGCTCAGGAGGCTCTGCGTCAGGCGGCAGCCTGCGATAACCCTGATGCAGCCAGGATTCTTTGCTACACCAACCGCAGGCTTGAGCTGCTGGTTCCCCACGCGCGCCGGGCGATTCATGGCGAGATGGCCGATCAGATGGCGGTGTTGCCGGGTGAGGTGCTGATCACCCGCACCGCGGTGATGGCCCCGGCCTCACGGGATGGTGGCGAGACCGGAGAGGAGCCCGATCTGGTGCTGGGTTCCAATCGGGAACTCGTGGTGGAGGATGTCGCCCCTGAACGCTGTGACCTGGCGGAATTCGGTGTGGCCGGCGATGCCCAGCTCGCGCTGGCTGGTCTTGGTGCACCTGTGATTGAAACCCTGAATGCACGGGTGCGTAGCGGGGAGCTCGAGCTCAATCTGCGCCTGCAACCGCCTGCCGGCACCCCCGCCAGGCAGCAGCTGGATGCCCTGCTCCAGCAGTTGCGCACGCAGGCTCGTGACGCTGGTAAGCAGGGGGGACGTCCGCTCTGGCGCCGTTATTTCCTGGTGCGTGATGCGTTCGCGTCGCTGGGACCTGCCGCTGTACTCACCGTGCATCGCAGTCAAGGCAGCAGTTTTGGGGAGGTCTTCGTTGCAGACGATGTGTTCTGGCCCCAAGACCTTGATCTGCGCCGGCAGCTTGTTTACGTGGCCGTCAGCCGGGCCCGTCAGGGGGTTTGGATGGCAGGCCGCACGGGTTCTGAAGGGGCCACCCAACGTTGGGCCCAAGCCCTCAGAGCAGGCTGA
- a CDS encoding divergent PAP2 family protein yields MLFASLSAPLQLLDNASLAWGLAACGLAQLSKLFIELVTQRRWRPQVLIETGGMPSSHSALVTGTAAAVGWLNGFDSPAFALASTVAFVVMYDASGVRRAAGFTAERVNALPSNLWDPSPDKPLKERLGHSRLEVLVGSLLGPAIALPGIVFVGSPLHLAHVLSQAFG; encoded by the coding sequence ATGCTGTTTGCCTCGTTGAGCGCGCCCCTTCAGCTTCTCGATAACGCCTCCCTGGCCTGGGGGCTCGCTGCCTGCGGGCTGGCGCAGCTGTCGAAGCTGTTCATCGAGTTGGTCACCCAGCGCCGCTGGCGCCCGCAGGTGTTGATTGAAACCGGAGGAATGCCATCAAGCCATTCGGCACTGGTGACCGGTACAGCCGCTGCCGTGGGTTGGCTCAATGGATTTGACTCCCCCGCTTTCGCTTTGGCCTCCACAGTGGCCTTTGTGGTGATGTACGACGCCAGTGGCGTCCGGCGGGCGGCGGGCTTCACCGCCGAGAGAGTGAACGCTCTGCCCAGCAATCTCTGGGATCCATCCCCTGACAAACCCCTCAAAGAACGATTGGGTCACTCCAGGCTCGAGGTGCTGGTCGGAAGCCTGCTCGGCCCAGCAATCGCTCTTCCAGGCATTGTGTTTGTCGGCTCGCCCCTGCATCTGGCCCACGTCCTGTCCCAGGCGTTCGGGTGA
- the crtE gene encoding geranylgeranyl diphosphate synthase CrtE — translation MTATARSPEGVTPLGEDQAGFDFAAYLAKTRDVVEQSLDAALGPERPESLRESMRYSLLAGGKRLRPILCLAACELVGGDASLAMPTAVALEMIHTMSLIHDDLPAMDNDDLRRGRPTNHKVYGDAMAILAGDALLSRAFEMVAVRSPGVPAERLLKVVAELSLVSGAPGLVGGQVVDLESEGREVDLETLEYIHLHKTAALLRACVVTGALIGGADADQVDAMRTYANGIGLAFQIVDDILDVTASSEVLGKTAGKDLIADKTTYPKLLGLEPSRVRALELVTQAKSALEPWKSKAQPLLALADYVASRDR, via the coding sequence ATGACCGCCACGGCGAGAAGCCCTGAAGGTGTCACGCCGTTGGGTGAGGATCAGGCAGGTTTTGACTTCGCTGCCTACCTGGCCAAGACCCGCGACGTTGTCGAGCAGTCCCTGGATGCGGCTTTAGGTCCTGAACGACCGGAGTCTCTTCGTGAGTCGATGCGCTACTCCCTCCTGGCTGGAGGCAAGCGACTCAGACCGATCCTTTGCCTCGCAGCCTGTGAGCTGGTTGGCGGTGATGCCTCCCTGGCGATGCCGACGGCAGTGGCTCTGGAGATGATTCACACCATGTCGCTGATCCATGACGATCTGCCGGCCATGGATAACGATGATTTGCGCCGTGGTCGCCCCACCAACCACAAGGTCTACGGCGATGCCATGGCCATTCTCGCTGGCGACGCTCTGCTCAGCCGGGCCTTCGAAATGGTGGCCGTGCGCAGTCCGGGGGTTCCGGCTGAACGGTTGCTGAAGGTGGTGGCTGAGCTTTCACTGGTATCTGGCGCACCGGGCCTGGTGGGTGGCCAGGTGGTGGATCTGGAAAGTGAGGGTCGCGAGGTTGATCTGGAAACACTGGAATACATCCATCTCCACAAGACCGCTGCTCTGCTCCGGGCCTGTGTCGTTACCGGTGCTTTGATCGGCGGTGCTGATGCCGATCAGGTTGATGCCATGCGCACATACGCCAATGGAATTGGCCTGGCCTTCCAGATCGTGGACGACATTTTGGATGTCACGGCCAGCAGTGAAGTGCTCGGTAAAACAGCGGGTAAGGATCTGATAGCTGATAAAACCACCTATCCGAAACTTCTTGGTCTCGAACCGTCGCGGGTTCGCGCTCTTGAGTTGGTGACCCAGGCCAAGTCGGCTCTCGAACCTTGGAAGTCCAAGGCTCAGCCGCTGTTGGCTCTCGCTGACTACGTGGCGAGCCGGGACCGTTGA
- the folD gene encoding bifunctional methylenetetrahydrofolate dehydrogenase/methenyltetrahydrofolate cyclohydrolase FolD, whose product MALRLDGKALAKELEQRLAQQVRRGCAQAGRPPGLAVLRVGDDPASAVYVANKEKACARVGVESFGAHLPASSQPETLLKAIRALNADERVDGILLQLPLPEGLDETPLLAAIDPDKDADGLHTLNLGRLLKGEPGPRSCTPAGVMAMLRSQGIDPSGKRAVVVGRSILVGQPMALMLQAANATVTVAHSRTRDLPALTRQADILVVAAGRPEMIGAEHVAPGAVVVDVGIHRRPEGGLCGDVIAAELEPLVAALSPVPGGVGPMTVTMLLVNTVLAWSRRHQLDHDLDDLVP is encoded by the coding sequence ATGGCCCTCAGATTGGATGGAAAAGCTCTGGCCAAGGAGCTTGAACAACGACTGGCACAGCAGGTCCGTAGGGGTTGTGCTCAGGCCGGCCGCCCGCCGGGTCTCGCCGTTCTGCGCGTGGGTGATGATCCCGCCAGTGCGGTGTATGTGGCCAACAAGGAGAAAGCCTGCGCCAGAGTGGGAGTGGAAAGCTTCGGGGCGCACCTGCCTGCTTCGTCGCAACCGGAGACTCTTCTGAAGGCCATCCGAGCGCTCAATGCCGATGAGCGGGTGGATGGAATTTTGCTGCAGCTGCCCCTGCCGGAAGGCCTCGATGAAACCCCTCTTCTGGCAGCAATCGATCCCGACAAGGATGCCGATGGCCTGCACACACTCAACCTTGGACGGCTATTGAAAGGTGAGCCAGGTCCCCGCAGTTGCACGCCCGCAGGCGTGATGGCCATGTTGCGCAGTCAGGGCATTGATCCCTCCGGCAAACGGGCTGTTGTGGTGGGACGCAGCATCCTTGTGGGCCAGCCGATGGCCCTGATGCTTCAGGCGGCCAACGCAACAGTCACCGTGGCGCACTCCCGCACCCGCGATCTGCCTGCCCTCACCCGTCAGGCCGACATCCTTGTGGTCGCAGCGGGACGTCCGGAAATGATTGGGGCTGAGCATGTAGCCCCCGGTGCCGTTGTTGTGGATGTGGGAATTCATCGCAGACCCGAGGGTGGGTTGTGCGGAGATGTCATCGCTGCCGAGTTGGAGCCCTTGGTTGCAGCCCTTTCCCCCGTGCCGGGCGGCGTCGGTCCGATGACCGTCACCATGCTTCTGGTGAACACTGTGCTGGCCTGGAGCCGACGCCATCAGCTCGATCACGATCTTGATGACCTGGTGCCGTGA